The Eriocheir sinensis breed Jianghai 21 chromosome 21, ASM2467909v1, whole genome shotgun sequence genome includes a region encoding these proteins:
- the LOC127001561 gene encoding uncharacterized protein LOC127001561 codes for MRGWRWIQWDLVCDRTWIKEWVVTSYLIGLVIGGLFFGFLADRFGRRNLLVVSVASVSVTGLALHFVRRLIVFLGLRFLQAVFVQGIYVTSWTLLGELFPPRWRCRALVAGGMTRPLGVALGAAAALTVQHWRGLQLTTALPLLMSILYYWMVPESLRWLLTRGKTRRARQVAAQLARHNLLSLPPTAHAQMDHLAAHVYIDLPWESLATLFRTPRLRRHVLVTVFMWLAVSLAGGTFRRELLETMAEKDEEGRGLRKRLSVLGGPGHLGAALWAGVEAGAVVLSAVLTNLLYRRAFLVVTLLLAAALALAVTCVRRLVDEAWMDVTALATALRFVGVLVVGCVRVGVGVLVVEVTPTTARASAVGLCAAHAALGEILVSLMTSVAKMTYPSVPWLVSAGSCLLAAALTLLLPETSGTTLPDVVDEAEVVGLAHGGDVFKSCYTRYGRSPYWTELDSEGAEGTLQAPGEGGGQHRRFDDKSEQSLDFDADVNNSRVPRKSHAPPHSLDSHSSSDSLASLMSLVDVRRVNGNNSDTSDSSDHDSLGAAPRRRLSIVEKDAKMKNITADYSDFQEALPEGRKGAVTNSTLSRKRDDATDFNFLSDGDPLSGQSDNREVSLEVLCDDAVENDFSLSVFSLKFRHIKRPVSPTDRRTRPDLHYSSSSSSSGDTPKPGKTLVQDYISHHGSSGDGTDSRSNSLSEKDVTEGTLFRAVPIMVTLGDSPEVFQHTEQLKKRRKSSNNDAGDNQVCRQPMHIRNKHEANASHTKIKARDQSRDSLSVSPSPEPKPKRRRPSPATQVPACGSLSDKPHSAEMETCNSSPPARYYLTTLLDASSGSRTDPCSTDIVHPTQGDRRSEGGEPDFKATAGKCKAGSSKRHEKPAVLRGVGRTLSTRTDGKSKTGEVDATVSDSDNKN; via the exons ATGAGAGGATGGAGGTGGATACAG TGGGACCTCGTGTGTGACAGAACGTGGATCAAGGAATGGGTCGTGACGTCATACCTGATCGGCCTCGTGATTGGCGGACTCTTCTTTGGCTTCTTGGCGGACAG GTTCGGTCGAAGGAACCTGCTGGTGGTGAGCGTGGCCTCCGTCAGCGTCACCGGACTCGCCCTTCACTTCGTCAGGCGACTGATTGTCTTCCTGGGCCTCCGCTTCCTGCAGGCCGTCTTCGTGCAG GGAATTTACGTGACCAGCTGGACGCTGCTGGGGGAGTTGTTCCCTCCGAGGTGGCGGTGCCGCGCGCTGGTGGCCGGCGGCATGACGCGGCCCCTCGGCGTGGCGCTGGGGGCCGCGGCGGCGCTCACGGTGCAGCACTGGCGCGGCCTGCAGCTGACCACCGCCCTGCCGCTGCTCATGTCCATCCTCTACTACTG GATGGTGCCGGAGTCCCTGAGGTGGCTGCTGACGAGAGGCAAGACGCGGCGGGCGAGACAGGTGGCGGCCCAGCTGGCGCGTCACAACCTGCTCAGCCTCCCCCCCACCGCCCACGCTCAGATGGACCACCTCGCGGCTCACGTCTACATTGACCTGCCCTGGGAGAGCCTCGCCACCCTCTTCCGCACCCCGAGGCTACGCAGACACGTTCTAGTAACTGTGTTCATGTG GCTGGCCGTGTCCCTGGCAGGCGGCACATTCCGAAGAGAGCTGCTGGAGACGATggcggagaaggacgaggaggggagaggCCTGAGGAAGCGGCTAAGCGTTCTCGGGGGCCCTGGTCACCTGGGGGCGGCGCTGTGGGCGGGGGTGGAGGCGGGGGCGGTGGTGCTGTCGGCCGTGCTCACCAACCTGCTGTACCGCCGCGCCTTCCTCGTGGTGACGCTGCTTCTCGCCGCCGCCCTCGCCCTTGCCGTCACGTGCGTCAGGCGGCTCGTGGACG AGGCGTGGATGGACGTGACTGCCCTGGCCACGGCGCTGCGATTTGTGGGCGTGCTGGTGGTGGGCTGCGTGAgggtgggcgtgggcgtgctGGTAGTGGAGGTGACACCCACTACCGCCCGTGCCTCAGCAGTGGGTCTATGTGCCGCCCACGCCGCCCTTGGGGAGATCCTCGTCTCCCTGATGACTTCTGTG GCTAAGATGACGTACCCCTCCGTGCCCTGGCTCGTCTCTGCAGGGAGTTGCCTCCTCGCGGCTGCTTTGACACTGCTTCTGCCCGAGACTTCAGGCACAACCCTGCCAGACGTGGTGGACGAGGCCGAGGTGGTGGGGCTGGCGCACGGCGGTGATGTCTTCAAGTCGTGCTACACGAGGTACGGCCGCAGCCCATACTGGACAGAGCTGGACAGTGAGGGCGCTGAGGGGACTCTACAAGCACCGGGTGAGGGTGGCGGCCAGCACAGGAGATTTGACGATAAATCTGAACAATCGCTTGACTTTGATGCCGACGTGAACAACAGTAGAGTGCCAAGGAAGAGCCACGCTCCGCCACACTCCCTCGACTCTCACTCGTCCTCGGACTCTCTCGCCTCCCTCATGTCGCTTGTAGACGTGCGTCGCGTCAACGGCAACAACTCAGACACCAGCGATTCCAGCGACCACGACAGCCTTGGCGCCGCCCCAAGAAGGCGTTTGAGCATAGTAGAGAAAGATGCAAAGATGAAAAACATCACAGCAGACTATTCAGATTTTCAGGAAGCTTTGCCTGAAGGCCGTAAGGGGGCAGTTACAAATTCAACACTATCAAGAAAGAGAGATGACGCCACGGACTTCAATTTTTTATCTGACGGTGATCCTCTCTCGGGGCAGAGTGACAACAGAGAGGTCAGCCTCGAGGTGTTATGTGACGACGCAGTGGAGAACGACTTTAGCCTGTCTGTGTTCTCCTTGAAATTCAGACACATCAAAAGACCAGTCAGCCCCACAGACAGAAGGACGCGGCCAGACctccactactcctcctcctcctcctccagcggggACACCCCCAAGCCGGGCAAAACACTGGTCCAGGACTATATTTCCCATCACGGCTCAAGTGGCGACGGGACGGACTCTCGAAGTAACTCACTGAGCGAAAAAGACGTGACAGAAGGAACTCTTTTTCGGGCTGTGCCTATCATGGTTACACTTGGTGATAGTCCTGAGGTTTTCCAGCATACAGAACAGCTCAAGAAAAGACGAAAATCATCTAACAATGATGCAGGGGATAATCAGGTGTGCCGCCAACCAATGCATATACGTAATAAACACGAAGCCAACGCTAGTCACACTAAAATTAAGGCTAGAGATCAGTCACGTGATAGCCTCAGCGTTTCTCCGTCACCTGAACCCAAACCCAAAAGGCGCCGCCCCTCGCCTGCCACACAAGTTCCGGCGTGTGGCAGCTTGAGCGACAAGCCACATTCTGCTGAGATGGAAACTTGCAACAGCTCTCCTCCGGCTCGCTATTACCTCACTACCCTTCTAGACGCCTCTTCAGGCAGCAGGACCGACCCCTGCTCGACCGATATAGTTCACCCCACGCAGGGAGATcggagaagtgaaggaggtgaaCCAGATTTCAAGGCTACGGCCGGTAAATGTAAAGCAGGTTCATCTAAAAGACATGAAAAACCTGCCGTTTTGCGAGGCGTCGGGCGAACGTTGAGCACTAGGACGGACGGTAAAAGTAAAACAGGTGAGGTGGATGCAACTGTGAGCGACAGTGATAATAAAAACTAA